In Acidovorax sp. GBBC 1281, a single window of DNA contains:
- the glnA gene encoding type I glutamate--ammonia ligase yields MAKTVADVMKMVKENEVKFVDFRFTDTRGKEQHVTVPVSHFDEDKFSSGHAFDGSSVAGWKGIEASDMQLMPDPNTANIDPFFEETTLFLQCDVIEPGDGKAYDRDPRSIAKRAEAYLKASGLGDTAFFGPEPEFFIFDGVRWSNEPGKVMFEIEEYEAPWNSGAKLEGGNRGHRPTVKGGYFPVPPVDSTQDMRAEMSLILESLGIPVEVFHHEVAGAGQNEIGTKFSTLVERADWTQVLKYVVWNVANAYGKTATFMPKPYAGDNGSGMHVHQSIWKDGKNLFAGDGYAGLSDFALYYIGGIIKHARALNAITNPGTNSYKRLVPGFEAPVKLAYSARNRSASIRIPYVANPKGRRIEARFPDPSANPYLCFSALMMAGLDGVENKIHPGEAATKDLYHLPPEEDKLVPTVCHSLDQALEYLDKDRGFLTKGGVFSDSMLDAYIDLKMGEVTRFRMAPHPVEYDMYYSL; encoded by the coding sequence ATGGCAAAGACCGTTGCAGACGTGATGAAGATGGTGAAGGAGAACGAGGTCAAGTTTGTTGACTTTCGCTTCACCGATACCCGCGGCAAGGAACAGCACGTGACTGTGCCCGTGTCCCATTTCGATGAGGACAAGTTCTCTTCGGGTCACGCATTCGACGGCTCTTCGGTGGCGGGCTGGAAGGGCATCGAAGCTTCGGACATGCAGCTCATGCCCGATCCCAACACCGCCAACATCGACCCGTTCTTTGAGGAAACCACGCTGTTCCTGCAATGCGACGTGATCGAGCCAGGCGATGGCAAGGCCTACGACCGTGACCCCCGCTCCATCGCCAAGCGCGCTGAGGCCTACCTGAAGGCTTCCGGCCTGGGCGACACGGCCTTCTTCGGCCCTGAGCCTGAATTCTTCATCTTCGACGGCGTGCGCTGGTCCAATGAGCCCGGCAAGGTCATGTTCGAGATCGAAGAATACGAAGCGCCCTGGAACTCCGGCGCCAAGCTCGAAGGCGGCAACCGCGGCCACCGTCCCACGGTCAAGGGCGGCTACTTCCCGGTGCCCCCCGTCGACAGCACGCAGGACATGCGCGCTGAAATGTCCCTGATCCTCGAATCCCTGGGCATTCCGGTCGAAGTGTTCCACCACGAAGTGGCGGGCGCAGGCCAGAACGAGATCGGCACTAAGTTCAGCACGCTGGTCGAGCGCGCCGACTGGACCCAGGTCCTGAAGTACGTGGTCTGGAACGTGGCCAATGCCTATGGCAAGACCGCGACCTTCATGCCCAAGCCCTACGCGGGCGACAACGGCTCCGGCATGCACGTGCACCAGTCGATCTGGAAGGACGGCAAGAACCTGTTCGCCGGCGACGGCTATGCCGGCCTGTCGGACTTCGCCCTCTACTACATCGGCGGCATCATCAAGCACGCACGTGCCCTGAATGCCATCACCAACCCTGGCACCAACAGCTACAAGCGCTTGGTGCCCGGCTTCGAAGCCCCGGTGAAGCTGGCCTACTCGGCCCGCAACCGCTCGGCATCGATCCGCATTCCCTACGTGGCGAACCCCAAGGGCCGCCGCATCGAGGCGCGCTTCCCTGATCCATCGGCCAACCCGTACCTGTGCTTCTCGGCCCTGATGATGGCCGGCCTGGACGGCGTGGAAAACAAGATCCATCCCGGCGAAGCCGCCACGAAGGATCTGTACCATCTGCCGCCTGAGGAAGACAAGCTGGTCCCGACCGTGTGCCACAGCCTCGACCAGGCGCTGGAGTATCTGGACAAGGACCGCGGCTTCCTCACCAAGGGTGGCGTGTTCTCCGACTCCATGCTCGACGCCTACATCGACCTGAAGATGGGCGAAGTCACGCGTTTCCGCATGGCGCCCCACCCCGTGGAATACGACATGTACTACTCGCTGTGA
- a CDS encoding sterol desaturase family protein — translation MDWLTNGFDTAQQWLFESVIQPVMFATGMAGLLEDGYAATGWLLVGLLQLVVMLAIIAPLQRWRPVEPLLDRAAVRTDIVYTLIHRLGLFRLALFFSVDPLWDAFFGALRMDGISTFHLDALWPGVTDLPWVSLLVYLAVFDFLDYWIHRGQHHFEWWWRLHSLHHSQRQMTMWSDNRNHLLDDLLRDAIVVTVAQLIGVAPGQFVAIVALTQLSENFHHANLRVWFGRWGERLWVSPRFHRLHHAIGIGHESVAMRPVRSPSKGMAERYVQAEPIQKPVTVLGGCNFGVLLPWWDILFRTANFELRYDPTGVRDQVQPGPDGRVRNYGRGFWAQQWRGVLRLLGKA, via the coding sequence ATGGATTGGTTGACGAACGGTTTTGATACCGCACAGCAATGGCTGTTCGAGTCGGTCATTCAGCCTGTGATGTTCGCGACGGGCATGGCGGGGCTGCTGGAGGATGGCTATGCCGCTACCGGGTGGCTGCTGGTCGGACTGCTGCAGCTGGTGGTGATGCTGGCAATCATTGCGCCGCTGCAGCGCTGGCGGCCCGTAGAGCCCCTGCTCGACCGTGCCGCGGTGCGGACGGACATTGTCTACACACTGATTCACCGCCTCGGCCTGTTTCGGTTGGCACTTTTCTTCAGTGTCGATCCGCTGTGGGACGCATTTTTCGGCGCGCTGCGCATGGACGGTATCAGCACGTTCCATCTGGATGCGCTATGGCCGGGCGTGACCGACCTGCCTTGGGTCAGCTTGCTGGTTTATCTGGCAGTGTTTGACTTCCTGGACTACTGGATTCACCGCGGGCAACACCACTTCGAATGGTGGTGGCGGCTGCACTCGCTGCACCATTCGCAGCGGCAGATGACCATGTGGAGCGACAACCGCAACCACCTTCTGGATGACCTGCTTCGGGATGCGATCGTGGTCACCGTGGCGCAACTGATCGGTGTGGCACCTGGCCAATTCGTGGCCATCGTGGCCTTGACCCAATTGAGCGAGAACTTTCATCACGCCAATTTGCGTGTGTGGTTCGGCCGCTGGGGGGAGCGTCTCTGGGTGAGTCCCCGGTTTCACCGCCTGCACCATGCGATCGGCATTGGGCACGAATCGGTGGCGATGCGCCCGGTCCGGTCTCCATCGAAGGGCATGGCGGAGCGCTATGTCCAGGCCGAGCCCATCCAGAAACCCGTCACGGTCTTGGGTGGCTGCAATTTCGGCGTGTTGCTGCCTTGGTGGGACATCCTCTTCCGAACTGCCAATTTCGAACTGCGATACGACCCGACCGGTGTCCGGGATCAGGTTCAGCCAGGGCCGGATGGCCGTGTTCGCAACTATGGGCGGGGGTTTTGGGCGCAGCAGTGGCGAGGTGTTTTGCGTCTCCTGGGCAAAGCCTAG
- a CDS encoding EI24 domain-containing protein, with translation MALLIDSFWRAAAYCLHPRVIALSLLPLLLMLLLAWVASHFFWGIAVQAVRSALESSDILAMVWGWFQAWGIEQAPAAIAPLIVVVLSTPVIMIFSVLVVAVIMTPALVTVVAKRRFPLLERKRGASMVASLAWSLGATMAAMAALVVSVPLWLIPPLVLVLPPLIWGWLTYRVMAFDALAEHASRQEREAIFKRHRMRLLTIGILCGYLGAAPGIVWASGVLFAAAFLVLIPLAVWIYTLVFAFSSLWFTHYALDALQQLRAEQTGGIAGGGAGAVPTPILTPIAPANPAP, from the coding sequence ATGGCATTGCTGATCGATTCCTTCTGGCGCGCTGCCGCCTATTGCCTGCACCCCCGCGTGATTGCGCTTTCCCTGCTGCCGTTGCTGCTCATGCTGCTGCTGGCCTGGGTGGCCAGTCATTTTTTCTGGGGCATTGCGGTGCAGGCGGTCCGCTCCGCACTGGAGTCATCGGACATTCTGGCGATGGTTTGGGGATGGTTTCAGGCCTGGGGCATCGAGCAGGCACCTGCCGCCATCGCTCCTTTGATCGTGGTGGTTCTCTCGACGCCGGTGATCATGATCTTCTCGGTGCTGGTGGTCGCAGTGATCATGACGCCTGCGCTCGTGACGGTCGTGGCCAAGCGCCGTTTCCCATTGCTGGAGCGCAAGCGCGGCGCGTCGATGGTGGCCAGCCTGGCATGGTCTCTCGGCGCGACGATGGCCGCCATGGCGGCGCTGGTGGTGTCCGTTCCGCTCTGGCTCATTCCACCGCTGGTGCTGGTGCTGCCACCGCTGATCTGGGGTTGGCTGACCTACCGCGTCATGGCGTTTGACGCGTTGGCCGAGCATGCGAGCCGACAGGAGCGTGAAGCCATTTTCAAGCGCCACCGCATGCGCCTGCTGACCATCGGCATCTTGTGCGGCTACCTGGGGGCAGCGCCTGGAATCGTCTGGGCGTCCGGGGTGTTGTTCGCTGCGGCGTTTTTAGTCCTGATTCCGTTGGCCGTCTGGATCTATACCCTGGTGTTCGCCTTCTCTTCCCTGTGGTTCACTCACTACGCGCTGGACGCGCTCCAACAGTTGCGTGCCGAACAAACCGGCGGTATTGCCGGCGGCGGTGCTGGCGCTGTACCCACTCCCATCCTTACCCCCATTGCACCCGCAAACCCCGCACCATGA
- a CDS encoding polysaccharide deacetylase family protein yields the protein MALRTSTFVGLYAIFLIASGAVSTAEAAEAADCQKPLYLTFDTGHMEIAPLVADVLKRKKVLVTFFAANEKTKTGDGSLGTAWAPWWHARAAEGHAFASHTMDHTYWRADAGTLTAPQFHVRSSSGPQAGKDLTLSAEQYCSEIRRASDRLREVTGAAPLPLFRAPGGKTSPRLLAVAKSCGYAHVGWSPAGFLGDELPSEKFSNAALLKKALDNIRSGDILLAHLGIWSRKDPWAPTVLEPLIDGLKQRGFCFRTLNDHPDYRDWLKGKR from the coding sequence ATGGCATTGCGCACTTCGACCTTCGTGGGTCTATATGCTATTTTTTTAATAGCATCTGGGGCCGTAAGTACGGCGGAAGCGGCTGAAGCAGCCGATTGCCAAAAACCGCTGTACCTGACCTTCGATACGGGGCACATGGAAATTGCCCCCTTGGTTGCTGATGTGCTCAAACGAAAAAAAGTCCTTGTGACCTTTTTTGCAGCCAATGAAAAAACAAAAACGGGCGATGGCAGTTTGGGAACGGCCTGGGCTCCGTGGTGGCATGCACGGGCGGCAGAAGGGCATGCGTTTGCCTCTCACACGATGGACCATACCTATTGGCGTGCCGATGCTGGCACGCTGACTGCGCCGCAATTCCATGTGCGTTCCTCTTCTGGCCCTCAGGCAGGCAAGGATTTGACCCTCAGCGCTGAGCAGTATTGCAGCGAAATACGAAGGGCTTCCGATCGCTTGCGCGAAGTGACGGGGGCGGCGCCCCTTCCACTTTTCCGGGCGCCTGGCGGAAAGACATCGCCTCGCCTTCTGGCTGTTGCCAAATCCTGCGGCTATGCGCACGTCGGTTGGTCGCCAGCAGGCTTCCTGGGCGATGAACTGCCTAGTGAAAAATTCAGCAATGCAGCCTTGTTGAAGAAAGCACTGGACAATATTCGCAGCGGAGACATTCTGTTGGCCCATCTGGGCATCTGGTCGCGAAAGGACCCGTGGGCTCCAACGGTGTTGGAGCCGCTGATCGACGGGTTGAAGCAGCGCGGTTTCTGCTTCAGAACGCTGAATGACCATCCCGATTACCGCGATTGGCTGAAGGGCAAGCGTTGA
- a CDS encoding competence/damage-inducible protein A — protein sequence MTPSFGLIIIGDEILSGKRADKHLPKVIELLGARGLQLAYADYVGDDPGCITATLQRAFASGDVVFSCGGIGATPDDHTRQCAARALNVPLRLHPEAESLIRERMQDVATEQGVPYEPDRADNVHRLNMGVFPEGARIIPNPYNKIPGFSCDGGAGGAVHFVPGFPVMAWPMVEWVLDRHCAQWFNRAPQTEHSVVVYGAMEAALTPLMERIESQHASVRVFSLPSVDHPVHGRHIELGVKGPAELVPAAWTALQAALHEFGANRGPEMVRNL from the coding sequence ATGACGCCTTCCTTCGGACTCATCATCATTGGCGACGAAATCCTGTCCGGCAAGCGCGCCGACAAGCACCTGCCAAAGGTGATCGAGCTGCTGGGAGCGCGCGGTTTGCAGCTGGCCTACGCCGACTATGTGGGTGACGACCCAGGCTGCATTACCGCGACCCTGCAGCGTGCCTTCGCTTCCGGGGATGTGGTGTTTTCCTGCGGCGGTATCGGTGCCACGCCCGACGATCACACCCGCCAATGCGCTGCGCGCGCGCTGAACGTGCCGCTCCGGTTGCATCCGGAGGCAGAGTCGTTGATTCGGGAGCGCATGCAGGACGTCGCGACGGAGCAGGGCGTGCCTTATGAGCCCGACCGTGCGGACAATGTGCACCGACTGAACATGGGGGTGTTTCCCGAGGGGGCCCGCATCATTCCCAATCCCTACAACAAGATTCCTGGTTTTTCATGCGACGGCGGTGCCGGCGGTGCTGTGCACTTCGTGCCGGGCTTTCCCGTGATGGCATGGCCGATGGTGGAGTGGGTGCTGGACCGCCACTGTGCGCAGTGGTTCAACCGCGCCCCCCAAACCGAGCATTCCGTCGTGGTCTACGGCGCGATGGAGGCGGCTCTGACGCCGTTAATGGAGCGGATTGAAAGCCAGCACGCGTCGGTACGTGTTTTCAGCCTGCCAAGCGTGGACCATCCCGTGCATGGGCGCCACATTGAGCTCGGCGTCAAAGGCCCCGCAGAGTTGGTGCCCGCTGCCTGGACCGCTTTGCAGGCGGCGCTGCATGAATTTGGTGCAAACCGCGGCCCTGAAATGGTGCGCAATCTTTAG
- a CDS encoding 16S rRNA pseudouridine(516) synthase — MQLQDILYSQGFGTRRVCAGLIQRGLVCLFDPKADSFSICTDSSVDVKPDGLRFQVQEETWVYQAKAYVMLHKPSGTECSQKPSTYPSVYTLLPVPLRQRPCKSAIQGVQAVGRLDQDTTGLLLLSDDGQFIHRMSSPKKHVPKVYEVATKHPVSAVQISRLLEGVVLDDDPVAVKAAACVQTSDHGVSLTLTEGKYHQVKRMLAAVGNRVETLHRSRIGNLALPTDLAPGQWKWLDDEDLSALTN, encoded by the coding sequence ATGCAATTACAAGATATTCTTTATTCCCAGGGTTTCGGAACACGAAGGGTATGTGCAGGGTTGATCCAACGAGGCTTAGTGTGCTTGTTTGACCCGAAAGCTGATTCATTCAGCATTTGCACGGATTCCTCTGTTGATGTAAAGCCGGATGGATTACGTTTTCAGGTTCAAGAGGAAACGTGGGTGTACCAAGCCAAAGCCTATGTGATGCTTCACAAGCCATCTGGGACCGAATGCTCTCAGAAGCCTTCCACTTATCCAAGTGTCTATACATTGCTGCCTGTGCCGTTGCGACAACGACCTTGTAAAAGTGCAATACAGGGTGTGCAAGCGGTAGGGCGTTTGGATCAAGACACGACGGGACTGCTGTTACTCAGCGACGACGGGCAATTCATTCATCGCATGAGTTCTCCCAAAAAACATGTTCCTAAAGTGTACGAAGTGGCGACGAAACACCCTGTGAGCGCAGTTCAAATTTCCCGCTTGCTTGAAGGCGTCGTACTTGATGATGATCCTGTTGCGGTGAAAGCTGCTGCTTGTGTTCAGACATCCGATCACGGTGTAAGCCTCACTTTGACGGAGGGTAAGTACCATCAGGTCAAACGCATGCTTGCTGCAGTGGGGAACCGTGTGGAGACCCTGCACAGGTCGCGTATCGGCAATCTGGCATTGCCAACCGATCTGGCACCAGGGCAGTGGAAATGGCTTGATGACGAGGATCTTTCAGCATTGACGAACTAG
- a CDS encoding YncE family protein, with translation MLGWAFFAATVISAAPSSPPPVFVLNSLEADISVIDPATWTETSRIPTGKEPHHMYLTPDEKSLVVANALADTLTFIDPKTAQVQRTVRGIVDPYHLRFTPDMKWLITAANRLNHVDFYRWDGKDLTLVQRVATAKTPSHLWVDSQSRTVYSTMQDSDELVAIDIATQKIKWRIKTGAMPADIYGSPDDKLLFIGLTGSDSVEVFDVSENAPRSVQRIKTGSGAHAFRGAGDKRHVYVSNRVANTISKIDMVKRQVVDTYPAPGGPDCMDVSADGRWIYVSARWARKMLVIDTVERKVVQKINVGKSPHGVWTLQHAPR, from the coding sequence TTGTTGGGGTGGGCTTTTTTTGCTGCGACCGTGATCAGTGCGGCCCCTTCGTCACCCCCTCCTGTGTTCGTGCTGAACTCGCTTGAAGCGGATATCAGCGTGATTGATCCGGCTACCTGGACGGAAACCTCGCGGATTCCCACGGGGAAAGAGCCGCATCACATGTACCTGACACCGGACGAGAAATCTCTCGTGGTGGCAAATGCGTTGGCAGATACGCTGACTTTCATCGATCCCAAGACCGCCCAGGTGCAACGTACGGTGCGAGGCATTGTTGATCCTTACCATTTGCGGTTCACTCCCGACATGAAATGGCTGATCACCGCAGCCAATCGCTTGAACCACGTGGACTTTTATCGTTGGGATGGCAAAGACCTGACTTTGGTACAAAGGGTTGCGACAGCCAAAACCCCAAGTCATCTGTGGGTGGATAGCCAGAGCCGAACGGTCTACTCCACGATGCAGGACAGTGATGAGCTCGTTGCGATTGACATCGCAACCCAGAAGATCAAATGGCGGATCAAGACGGGAGCCATGCCGGCCGACATCTACGGAAGCCCCGACGATAAGCTCCTGTTCATCGGTTTGACGGGCAGCGACAGTGTCGAGGTGTTCGACGTGTCTGAAAATGCGCCCCGTAGCGTCCAAAGGATCAAGACCGGCAGCGGTGCCCATGCGTTTCGCGGTGCGGGTGACAAACGCCATGTGTATGTCAGCAATCGGGTCGCCAATACGATCAGCAAGATCGACATGGTCAAACGGCAAGTCGTCGATACCTATCCTGCGCCCGGTGGGCCAGACTGCATGGACGTTTCTGCGGATGGCCGGTGGATTTATGTCAGTGCCCGATGGGCCCGCAAGATGTTGGTCATCGACACGGTAGAGCGTAAGGTCGTTCAAAAAATCAATGTGGGCAAATCCCCTCACGGCGTCTGGACTCTGCAGCACGCTCCCAGATAA